One genomic window of Streptomyces sp. NBC_01276 includes the following:
- a CDS encoding aminoglycoside phosphotransferase family protein: MGEDVRAAVDRGDHPRGVTPWDRAPWRAAALAWAGDALAAHGLRATGERRVRLRPWSVLVRIAVEGGTPVWFKANPPAGAFEAGLTEALSRWAPAHSLRPLAVDPGRGWSLLPDGGPLFRDVLDGGPADPRAWEAPLARYAELQRALMPRTAEIEALGVPVARTAGLAGVFDRLVAGNTVLDGDDRRALRALRPRLADWCAELADAGIADSLDHADLHEGQLFAPGPDRFTFFDWGDASVTHPFCGLLVPLRAARARYGSEVLPRLRDAYLEPWGGAGSDAAGLRRAASLALRLGAIGRAGAWGRVFPEALAAGAGAGSGAADSARWLRELLREPPL, translated from the coding sequence ATGGGCGAAGACGTACGGGCAGCGGTGGACCGGGGCGACCATCCGAGGGGGGTGACCCCCTGGGACCGGGCCCCGTGGCGCGCCGCCGCCCTCGCCTGGGCCGGGGACGCGCTCGCCGCGCACGGCCTGCGGGCGACGGGGGAGCGGCGGGTCCGGCTGCGGCCCTGGTCCGTGCTGGTCCGGATCGCCGTCGAGGGCGGCACCCCCGTCTGGTTCAAGGCGAACCCGCCCGCCGGCGCCTTCGAGGCCGGGCTGACCGAGGCCCTGTCCCGCTGGGCCCCCGCCCACTCGCTGCGGCCCCTGGCCGTGGACCCGGGCCGGGGCTGGTCGCTGCTGCCGGACGGCGGACCGCTCTTCCGGGACGTCCTGGACGGCGGCCCCGCCGACCCGCGGGCCTGGGAGGCCCCGCTGGCCCGGTACGCCGAACTCCAGCGGGCCCTGATGCCGCGCACCGCGGAGATCGAGGCCCTCGGCGTACCCGTGGCCCGGACCGCCGGACTGGCGGGGGTCTTCGACCGGCTGGTCGCCGGGAACACCGTCCTGGACGGGGACGACCGCCGGGCGCTGCGGGCCCTGCGGCCCCGGCTCGCCGACTGGTGCGCCGAGCTCGCGGACGCGGGCATCGCGGACTCCCTCGACCACGCGGACCTGCACGAGGGGCAGCTCTTCGCCCCGGGACCGGACCGGTTCACCTTCTTCGACTGGGGCGACGCCTCCGTCACCCACCCGTTCTGCGGGCTGCTCGTCCCCCTGAGGGCGGCGCGGGCGCGTTACGGGTCCGAGGTGCTGCCCCGGCTGCGGGACGCCTACCTGGAGCCCTGGGGCGGCGCGGGGTCCGACGCCGCCGGCCTGCGCCGCGCGGCGAGCCTGGCCCTGCGGCTCGGGGCCATCGGCCGGGCCGGGGCCTGGGGCCGGGTCTTCCCCGAGGCCCTGGCGGCCGGGGCCGGGGCCGGTTCCGGGGCCGCCGACAGCGCCCGCTGGCTGCGCGAACTGCTCAGGGAGCCACCGCTGTAG
- a CDS encoding MFS transporter, with amino-acid sequence MTQTAPPSTTRAPAPRRAGRIHRAWFAAAVAFVTIIGAAAFASLPGLLIEPLHAEFDWSRGTIGFAVSVNLALYGLTAPFAAALMDRFGIRRVVALALTVIAGGSVATVWMTASWQLVLYWGVLVGLGSGSMALAFAATVTNRWFTARRGLVTGILTAAGASGQLIFLPLLSWLVEHHGWRPAAVTVSLAALSVVPFVWLLLRDHPADVGLAPYGGTWADKPAPVPGAARRAVGVLFKAARTGPFWLLAGTFAICGASTNGLVKTHFVPAAHDHGMPVTAAAGLLAVIGVFDVLGTIASGWFTDRFAPRRLLAVYYALRGLSLLFLPVLLAPSVHPPMVFFIVFYGLDWVATVPPTIALCREHYGEDSAIVFGWVLASHQVGAALVAFLGGVARDTFGSYDLVWYAAGGLCAMAALMAMVIRRPAATAAPAATAVAP; translated from the coding sequence GTGACGCAGACAGCACCCCCCTCCACGACCCGCGCGCCCGCTCCCCGCCGCGCCGGACGCATCCACCGCGCCTGGTTCGCCGCGGCCGTCGCCTTCGTGACGATCATCGGCGCGGCCGCCTTCGCCTCCCTCCCCGGACTGCTCATCGAGCCGCTGCACGCGGAGTTCGACTGGTCGCGCGGCACGATCGGCTTCGCGGTCTCCGTCAACCTCGCGCTCTACGGGCTCACCGCGCCCTTCGCCGCCGCCCTGATGGACCGTTTCGGCATCCGCAGGGTCGTCGCCCTCGCCCTGACCGTCATAGCCGGCGGCTCCGTGGCCACCGTGTGGATGACCGCCTCCTGGCAGCTGGTCCTGTACTGGGGCGTGCTCGTGGGGCTGGGCAGCGGTTCGATGGCCCTGGCCTTCGCGGCGACGGTGACCAACCGCTGGTTCACCGCCCGGCGCGGCCTGGTCACCGGCATCCTGACCGCCGCGGGCGCCTCCGGACAGCTGATCTTCCTGCCGCTGCTGTCCTGGCTCGTGGAGCACCACGGCTGGCGCCCGGCCGCCGTGACGGTGTCCCTCGCGGCCCTGTCCGTCGTCCCCTTCGTCTGGCTGCTGCTGCGCGACCACCCCGCCGACGTGGGCCTCGCCCCCTACGGCGGCACCTGGGCCGACAAGCCCGCGCCGGTCCCGGGCGCGGCGCGGCGAGCCGTCGGCGTGCTCTTCAAGGCGGCCCGGACGGGACCGTTCTGGCTGCTCGCGGGCACCTTCGCGATCTGCGGCGCCTCCACCAACGGCCTGGTCAAGACCCACTTCGTGCCCGCCGCCCACGACCACGGGATGCCGGTGACGGCGGCCGCCGGGCTGCTGGCGGTGATCGGCGTGTTCGACGTCCTCGGCACCATCGCCTCCGGCTGGTTCACCGACCGCTTCGCGCCCCGCCGCCTGCTGGCCGTGTACTACGCCCTGCGCGGGCTGTCCCTGCTGTTCCTGCCGGTGCTGCTGGCCCCGTCCGTGCACCCGCCGATGGTCTTCTTCATCGTCTTCTACGGCCTGGACTGGGTCGCCACCGTCCCGCCCACCATCGCGCTGTGCCGCGAGCACTACGGGGAGGACAGCGCGATCGTCTTCGGCTGGGTGCTGGCCTCCCACCAGGTCGGCGCGGCGCTGGTGGCCTTCCTCGGCGGCGTGGCCCGCGACACCTTCGGCTCCTACGACCTCGTCTGGTACGCGGCGGGCGGCCTGTGCGCGATGGCCGCCCTGATGGCCATGGTCATCCGCCGCCCCGCCGCGACCGCCGCCCCGGCCGCTACAGCGGTGGCTCCCTGA
- a CDS encoding GlxA family transcriptional regulator translates to MATERSPRTHRVVVLALAGLLPFELGIPHRIFGRAKDPSGRPLYTILTCGITPGPVRTDADFAIHVEHGPELLATADTVVVPASYELGPVHSEGRLTEELAGALAHIRPGTRLVSICTGGYVLAAAGYLDGRPATTHWASAEHFQRMFPAVRVDAGVLYTDDGDVLTSAGVAAGIDLCLHIVRRDHGAAVANETARRTVVPPHREGGQAQFVDRPVPEPQRASTSAARAWVLDRLHEPLRLVDLARQEAMSVRTFTRRFREESGVSPGEWITAQRVERARRLLERTELPMEAVARETGFGTAQSLRKHVQAALGVSPTAYRRTFRAAEPDPEPDPEAFREAPSRAAPAAPAATVPSSDGPSVAAGSVH, encoded by the coding sequence ATGGCCACGGAACGCAGTCCCCGGACCCACCGCGTCGTCGTCCTCGCGCTCGCCGGGCTGCTGCCCTTCGAGCTCGGCATTCCGCACCGGATCTTCGGCCGCGCCAAAGACCCGTCAGGGCGGCCCCTGTACACGATCCTGACCTGCGGGATCACCCCCGGGCCGGTGCGGACGGACGCCGATTTCGCGATCCACGTCGAACACGGCCCGGAGCTGCTGGCGACGGCCGACACGGTGGTGGTGCCCGCCTCCTACGAGCTGGGGCCGGTGCACAGCGAGGGCCGGCTGACCGAGGAGCTCGCCGGCGCCCTCGCCCACATCCGGCCCGGCACCCGGCTGGTGTCCATCTGCACGGGCGGCTACGTCCTGGCCGCCGCCGGCTACCTGGACGGCCGCCCGGCCACCACCCACTGGGCCTCCGCCGAGCACTTCCAGCGGATGTTCCCCGCCGTACGGGTCGACGCGGGCGTGCTCTACACCGACGACGGGGACGTGCTGACCTCGGCCGGGGTCGCCGCGGGCATCGACCTGTGCCTGCACATCGTGCGCCGCGACCACGGCGCGGCCGTCGCCAACGAGACCGCCCGGCGGACCGTGGTCCCGCCCCACCGGGAGGGCGGACAGGCGCAGTTCGTCGACCGGCCCGTGCCCGAGCCGCAGCGGGCCAGCACCTCGGCCGCTCGCGCCTGGGTGCTCGACCGGCTGCACGAGCCGCTGCGGCTGGTCGACCTCGCCCGGCAGGAGGCCATGTCGGTACGGACCTTCACGCGCCGCTTCCGCGAGGAGTCGGGGGTCAGCCCCGGCGAGTGGATCACCGCCCAGCGGGTGGAGCGGGCCCGGCGGCTGCTGGAGCGCACCGAGCTGCCGATGGAGGCGGTGGCGCGGGAGACGGGCTTCGGGACGGCCCAGTCGCTGCGCAAGCACGTCCAGGCGGCTCTGGGGGTGAGCCCGACGGCCTACCGGCGCACCTTCCGCGCGGCGGAGCCGGACCCGGAGCCGGACCCGGAGGCGTTCCGGGAGGCCCCTTCGCGGGCGGCTCCGGCGGCTCCGGCGGCCACGGTGCCATCTTCTGATGGGCCATCAGTCGCTGCCGGGTCCGTGCATTGA
- a CDS encoding beta-xylosidase translates to MAVLAAASGGALGGPAAAVEETSPGQVEFPAHCLPPQEAGLPPADGPTTARITVDNPAPRVGDTVTVTYRITRSPAVNPLSAPLPADVLTPAGTVLLSGAQSGEVTVVGAKRNEPVPTGAALPAVTMTGTFTVTSPGDITLAPGAYTLHTGHLLDLDTVCGVTGAPVSERLTVTELPTANLRRVLLGSGYGAPGARVTVTGAGFAPGAAVTVTGRAGAAETADRVAATADARGEVTALLPVTDRATTAVVAYEGAAWSAQRGTGPAAYTVVEPAVTPPGTQRLTATVEPGSLAMTQTGDAVTLGAVPYGDGGAAPGRIGTVTVKDARGGPAGWSLVGRVGDFAGPGGLRIPGGSLSWTPSCTAAPGSPSPCAPGSPGPVGPDGAVLASTADAPLTGGTFTVDATVALRVPAYTPPGAYTAVLTLTLS, encoded by the coding sequence ATGGCCGTGCTCGCGGCCGCGAGCGGGGGAGCGCTGGGCGGTCCGGCGGCCGCCGTGGAGGAAACGTCCCCGGGGCAGGTGGAGTTCCCCGCGCACTGCCTGCCGCCCCAGGAGGCCGGACTGCCGCCCGCCGACGGCCCCACCACGGCCCGGATCACCGTCGACAACCCCGCCCCGCGCGTCGGCGACACCGTGACCGTCACCTACCGGATAACCCGGTCCCCCGCGGTGAACCCACTGTCCGCACCCCTGCCCGCCGACGTCCTCACCCCGGCCGGGACGGTCCTGCTCAGCGGCGCGCAGAGCGGCGAGGTCACCGTGGTCGGCGCCAAGCGCAACGAGCCCGTGCCGACGGGGGCCGCCCTGCCCGCCGTCACCATGACCGGCACCTTCACCGTCACCTCCCCGGGCGACATCACCCTCGCCCCCGGCGCCTACACCCTCCACACCGGCCACCTCCTCGACCTGGACACGGTCTGCGGCGTCACCGGCGCACCCGTCTCGGAGCGCCTCACCGTCACCGAGCTGCCCACCGCCAACCTGCGCCGCGTCCTGCTGGGCTCCGGCTACGGAGCCCCGGGCGCCCGCGTCACCGTCACCGGGGCGGGCTTCGCCCCGGGCGCAGCCGTGACCGTGACCGGCCGCGCGGGCGCCGCCGAGACCGCCGACCGGGTGGCGGCCACCGCGGACGCGCGAGGGGAGGTCACCGCGCTGCTGCCCGTCACGGACCGGGCGACGACGGCGGTGGTGGCGTACGAGGGCGCGGCCTGGTCGGCGCAGCGGGGCACGGGCCCGGCCGCGTACACGGTGGTCGAGCCGGCCGTGACACCACCCGGCACCCAGCGGCTGACGGCGACCGTCGAGCCGGGCAGCCTCGCCATGACCCAGACGGGTGACGCGGTGACCCTGGGCGCGGTCCCGTACGGGGACGGCGGCGCGGCCCCCGGCCGGATCGGCACCGTCACCGTCAAGGACGCCCGGGGCGGCCCGGCGGGGTGGTCGCTGGTCGGCCGGGTCGGCGACTTCGCGGGCCCCGGCGGCCTGCGCATCCCGGGAGGCTCACTCTCCTGGACCCCGTCCTGCACGGCCGCGCCGGGCAGCCCCAGCCCCTGCGCACCGGGCAGCCCGGGCCCGGTCGGCCCGGACGGCGCGGTCCTCGCCTCCACCGCCGACGCCCCCCTGACCGGGGGCACCTTCACCGTCGACGCCACGGTCGCCCTCCGGGTCCCCGCCTACACCCCGCCGGGGGCGTACACGGCGGTGCTGACCCTGACCCTGTCGTGA